The genome window TGATTTACCAACTGTAAGAGAATTACAAGAACAACTTAAGATAACTCCTTTAAATGAAGGGAAAGAAGTGGATGGTTTTCCTGAATATGATCGCTCACTAGGAAAAGAGCTAGCTTTCTTTGAACAATTACGAGTTTATATGGCTCAATTTCCACCAGCAGAAAGAGATTTGGTTAAGCAAGAAAGTTTTGCGCCAATTGGTTTGATGGAAAAAGGGGTATCTCCTTATAGTAACCCGAGTGAAGAATTAAAAAATGCCCTTATAGAGGGAGCAAAAGCAGGTTTAGCGAATATCAAAAAAGCAACAACCAATTTTAAATCAGAAAATGGCTGGGGATTAACACAACATTTATTTGATTATAATGCTGATTTTTTTGAAATAGGAACGAAAAAATCTTTAGACTGGGTAATTGAGGACCGTGAAGAAGCATACATAATTCGTGCAGTTTCAGCTATTACGGCATTATGGGGAAACCATGGCTATGAAGCGGTTTATTTGATGACATGGACAGACACAGACGGTAATGCCTTAAATGGAAAAAATAAATATACATTGGAGCTAAATCCAATTCCGCCAGTTGACTCATTTTGGTCGATTACGATGTATGACTTGCCTGAATACTTTTTATGTGAGAACCTGATTAATCGTTACTCGATTGGAGACCGTACGCCAGGTATACAATATAATGATGATGGCGGTATCGCTATAGTGGTTTCGAAAGATGAGCCAACTGACCCGAAAGAACGTGCGAATTGGTTGCCAGCTCCTGATGCTGAGTTCAGACCAATGTTCCGCTTATATAATCCGCAACAACCACTCGTGGATGGAAGCTATCATTTTCCGGGATTTGAAAAAAAGTAAATAAAAAAGCCGCGATTTCCTATTAATGGAAATCGCGGCTTTTTTTTACTTGTTCTTGGCATAAATGGTCATGGCTTCTTGGAGGAATTGAGAAAGGCCATCGCCGAATTGGTCGATATTTTTAGTGAAACGTTCATCATTAACGTACATTTCCCCAAGACTAGCAAAGGCTTCTAAAGAATAAATGTTGCCATGCGTATCATTTAAATAATGGAAAAAATGATCAATCTCGAGTTGTGCTTCTTCTGATTCCGGGGTGAGTTTCCGAACAGAAGCTAAATGACGAAATTCAGCGTCAAAACTCTCTTTTAAAGTTAATTGTTCTTTTTCACTCATATTATTCACTTTTTCATTGGCTTTTTCTACTACTTTATCTCCCCAAAGTTTTCTTGCTTCTTCTTCATATGGGTTCGAGGAAAAATCAAATCCAGTGAATTTTTCTTTGTTTGTCATTGTTATTTCTCCTTTTTCATTCTTGATGGTCAGATCGAGGGTTGCTAGCATAGTTTCAATTCGCTGCTTTTTTTCTATTAGTAAGTGGCGCTGCATATCTAAAGCAACGTTTTTATCGAAAAGTGGGTCATCAAGAATTTGTTGAATTTTTTTCAAAGGGAAATCGAGTTCTTTAAAGAAAAGAATTTGTTGTAATTTGTCGACATCTTTTTCTGAATAAATACGATAGCCATTCCAGTCATCTTTTTGCGGTACAAGTAGACCTATTTTATCGTAGTGGTGAAGCGTGCGCACACTTACACCAGTGAGTTCAGCTAATTCTTTTATTTGCATGAATGATTCCTCCTTCTGCTTTTACTATAAAGTATGACGTCGCGTGATAGTCAAGCTTGAATTTGTGTTTATTATAACCTTTTTAGTGGAAAAGAAAATAAGTTGTAGTCAACTTCTTTTAATAAAATGAATAAAAGCATGGAAAAAAAGTGGACATTCTCGTATAATGAAGTGTAAATGTGTCGAATTTGTGACATTGGTATATCGAGAATAAAAAGGGGATAGCATCATGATAAGGAAAGTTAAATCCATTAGTATGTGGCTATGGCACCATTTAACACCGCAAATATTTGCGGTTATTTGTGTTTTTATTATCACTATCATAGCACTTTTTATGCCTCCATATATTGGTATGGCTGATAATGGAGACTTTTTCCGAATCTTCTCGAGTAACGGTTTGTTTGTCAATAATACGAATTATGATGCGCTGCAATTTGGGCACTTTGTGAAGGAGTTTGGGATTTATCAGTACTTTAATGAAAACCAAGTGGCTATATACTCCTCGCAAAGTATCTTTATTCAAATGGCGCTTCTTTTAAATAAGCTTTTTTGGTCAACTACTGTGTTTGATGTGCGCTTTTTGGGAGGCTTGCAATTAGCACTTCTTTTACCAGCGATTTATTTGTTAGTAGCGGGTTTAACGGCGAAAATGAAAGGCTGGCCGGGGTATGTGGTTGCGGCGCTAACAGTATTTATTTTCGCAGATACAGCTTATACGGCTTACTTTAATTCCTTTTTCAGTGAAGGGCTTATTTTGATTATGATGCTGTATATTTCGGCGGGATTTTTACTTTTATATCAGCATAAATATAATGATTATGCGATGCTAGGTTTGATTTTTGTGGCATCCCTTATTTTAATTACGGCCAAACAGCAAAATGCGCCGATTGCGGTTGTTATTGCGGTTTGTGGAATACTCGTGTTTTTCATCCGGAAAAATCGTGCATTTCGGATTTCAGCCGCGGCTACCTTTTTAGTTATTTTCTTGAGCGGAGTAGTGATGTACGCCTTTATTCCAGGCGAGTTTGTAACGATAAATCAGTACCAAACGATGACGCGCGGTGTGCTACTTGATTCAGAAAATCCGGAGAAATCACTCGAAGAAATGGGCATGAATTCTGAATTCGCTTTACTTAAAGGAACGAATTTTTATCAAAAATATAAAATGATTGATTTAGACTCTAAACTAATGGAAAAAGAATTTTATCCTAATTATAATTTTGTTACGGTTTTAAGTTATTATTTGGAAAATCCAAAACAATTTGGGAAAATGCTTGATCTATCCGCGCAAAATAGCTTTTCGATTCGTCCGTTTGAAATGGGAAACTTTGAAAAGGCGACAGGATATAAATTTAAAGAGAAAACGCATTTTTTCTCCGCTTATAGTGATGTAAAAGAAAAATTTGCTCCAGCGAAATTTACTTTTTTAATTTTATGGGCGCTTGTTTTTCTGATTTGTTATGGAGTGAGTGCTTTTAAACATTTCCGAGAAAAGAATATTCGTGGAACACTGCTGTTTGATTTAATCGTCTTGCTGATTGGTTCAGGATTTGCGGTGATTTTAGTGACGATTGTGGGTGACGGAGAAGCGGATTTAACAAAACATAATTTCTTGTTTAATGTGTGCTTTGATTTGACAATGTTAATTGGAGCGGCTTCTCTGCTCGAAGTTTATTTGAAGAAGAGGGGTGAGCGGAATGCGTAAAAAAATGATTATAAGTATTCTACTAGCATTCGTGATTTTCATTGTCGGCGGGCATTCTGCAATAGCAAAAACGGATGATGGTGTCGTTGTTTTTTATGATAGTTTAGCGACTGGTACAGAGAATGAAGGCAATATGGATGCGCTACTTCGAATGTTAAATAGTTTGGGCAAACGAGTGACGATTTATTCTTGGGAGGAAAATCCTGATTTAAGTCAAACAAGCGAGATTATTGTACTTCAAAATAAAAATGACGGCTTAGCAAATGATTGGACGGAAAAATTAGCCAAAAGCAAAGCGAAAATCGCATACATAGGCGGAAATCCACCAACATTTTTAACGGATAAATTGCAACTGAAAACAAAAGCAATTACAGATGCTTCTATCACAATTCAAACGGAAGCTGGATTGTCTGGAAAGCCACAGCTGGTGAACGAAACAAATCTAATTACTTCCTATAAAGGAACAAGCTTTGGTGAAATGGACGCTGCTGAAAATGGACAAGCTGCATACGGCGTTCAAGCAGGAAATTACGCGTACGCGCCTCTTTTTCAGACAGATAATACGAGTGAATTCACTTTAATGGATGTACTCAAAGCATTATTCGATATTAAAACGACAACTAACCAATATGCGTTTATTACGGGCGTAAATCCATTCGTGGATTTCGATTTGCTCAAAAAAACAGCGGACACTTTTTATGAAAAAGGAATTCCGTTTATCGTGAGTGCAGGGCCTGTTTTTTACAATCAAGATTTCCAAGCAGCAAAAAATTATGCAGAGATTTTACGCTACGTTCAAGCGAAAAATGGCACGATCATGCTGAATGTGCCGGCAGTTACCTACGGGGATAGTCCGTCCGGAGAACTTGAAAGTATTATGCAAAAATCGGTAAATTTCTTTGCGGAAAATGACATCGCACCGATTGGAGTTACGGCTGAACTTTATTGGAACTTTGATAAAGTATATGGCGTAGAAGGTTTCGCACCATTTAACACTGGAATTTTACTACCAAATCAAAAAATCATTCATACGACAAAAGTGAATAATGGCAGCGCATTTGAAAAGTCTCCGTATAGCGTGGCGAACGATTTTTATGCGACTACAACTGAAGGGAGAAACTTTCCGGTCGATATTGCGATAACCTATTCATTTTTTGATAACGAGAAAGAATTAAAAGCGGCCGCAGAGGAACTAGCGAACGATAATATTAGTGATTTTAGGTTCCAAAATCATGGAGTAAAAACAAATAAAGATACGATTGAATCAAGTGCTGGTTCGCTTTACATCAATAATCAACCAGTGGCGCTTGATGGCGATTTAAACTATATTAAAACAAAAAATAAGGCAGTGAAACAAACTGGAAGTTTAGAAGGTTTCTTCGGCTACCAAAATACCTTTTTCACGATAGTAATTGTACTTTCACTTGGCATTATTGGGGTTTTATTTGTTTTTGGATACCGGCTTTACATGAAAAAATATATGAAATGAGGTGAAATAAATGGTCGTTGCAGATTATTTAGCATTATTCGCGGTAATATGTATTTGGGGACTTTTGCTAATTAATATTGTGTTAATTGTCGCAGGATATGTTTATTATTTGAAAAATGAAGCGCGAAAAGTGCCCGAAATACCAGTGGAAGTACCATTTGTTTCTGTCATGGTGCCGGCCCATAATGAAGGAAAAGTAATCGTGAAAACAGTGGAGTCCCTACTGGCGTTTGATTACCCGGTCGATCGCTACGAAATCATTGTGATTAACGATAATTCTTCGGATAATAGCGCGGAACTTTTAGCTGCCATTCAAGCAAAAAATCCGACACGGTTTTTAAAAATTATTAATACCGATAATATTACAGGCGGAAAAGGTAAATCGAACGCGCTCAATATCGGGTTTGCGGAAAGTCGCGGGGAACTGGTGGCGATTTATGATGCTGATAATACACCGGAACGGCAAGCGCTAAGAATCCTTGTTGGCGAGATTACAAATGATGCGAAACTTGGTGCCGTCATTGGTAAATTTAGAACCCGAAATCGAAATGCGAGTTGGTTAACGCGATTTATCAATATCGAAACGCTTAGTTTTCAGTGGATGGCTCAGGCCGGCAGATGGGCCCTGTTCAAACTATGCACGATTCCTGGAACTAATTTTATTGTGAGAAGGTCGCTCCTAGAAGAAATCGGTGGCTGGGATGTGAAAGCTGTTGCGGAAGATACCGAGATTAGTTTTCGGATTTACATGATGGGGTACCGAATCAAATTCCAAGCGAAGGCTGTCACTTGGGAACAAGAGCCCCAAACATTACCAGTTTGGTTCAAACAGCGCTCAAGATGGGCAAAAGGCAATATTTATGTAATTTTAAAAAACGTTCCACTCCTTTTTAAACGAGAAGGTAGGCGCGTTCGCTTTGATATTTTATACTTTTTATCGATTTACTTTTTATTATTAACTTCCTTGATTGTTAGTGATGTTTTACTCGTATTATATGCGCTTGGACTAGTACATACAACACTTGCTGGCCTTAGCGGGGCGCTTTGGTTGCTAGCCATTTTACTTTTTGTCGCAGGTACTTTTATTACACTCACCACGGAAAAAGGCGAAATCAGTTTTTCGAATTTGTTATTTATTATGTTGATGTATGTGACGTATTGCCAGCTTTGGATGGTGGTAGCCGCATATGGGTTCTTTATTTTCTTAAAAGATACCGTACTAAAAAGGGAAACCAAATGGTATAAAACCGAGCGTTTCTAAAAAGGAGAGTGCCTAATGAAAAAATTTACTGTAATGTGGCTGCTAATTTTCGCCGTACTATTTCTGTATAGGCCAGAGGTTTTCGCAGCAGATAAAAACTATCAAACGGTTTTTGGAACAGATAAAACCGCCCAAGGAAAATTCACAACCACCAAACAAAACTTCACGGTGGAAAACTACTGGGATGTATCAAATGCTAACGTAAAGCTTGTGTATACAATTACCCAACTGAGCGAAAAAGAAGTTTCCACGATGACACTGAAAATAAACGATGTTGCATTCTACTCTTTTAAACCAGATAAAGCAGACAAAGGAACAAAACAAATTGAAATCGAAATCCCGAAAGATAAGCTAAAAAAAGGGGTAAATGTTCTATCTATCGAAAGTTTTGTCTACACTGATTTGCCAGATGGTCGTTGTACGATTGACGATACACCTGCCAACTGGCTGCAATTCGATAAAACAAGCGCAATAAACGTATCTTATTCCGATAAAGCTTTCCAAAAAACGATTGCCGAGTTTGGCGAGCGCTTCACTGGAATTGATACTGTGAAAAGTGAACAAGGTGCAGTAGCTGTCTCAAACAAAGCCGGTGATGCCGAACTTGGCGCAGCACTTGAAGGGCTTTCCGGATTTTCTGCGGCGAATACGTTAGAAGATAAAAATATCGCTTTTGGTCAATATGAGGAAACAAAAACTCGTGACGGTAAAAACTATCTCGTACTTTTTTCAAGCTATGACAATTTACCAAATGATCTTAAATCACAAATAAAAGATGATAATAAATTAGAAAAACAAGCACTTTATCAAGTAGTGACAGTCGGAAATACGAATACACTCGTGGTTACTTCTAAATCCAACGATGCACTAAAAAAAGCTGGCAAACTAATCGCCAACCAAAATTACTTAAGCCAACTCGGAACAAATACTAAATGGCTAACAACAGACGAAAGAATCGACACACCAGCAACTAGTGTCGATAAAAATACAAAACTAACAACAACTGGTGATAAACTAAAAGGAATTGGGCATATCACACAAGATTACTTCATCAGCATGCCAGCCAACCGTAGCGCATCAACAGGAACAGAAGTATCACTTGATTTTAGATATGCGCAAAACTTGGATTTCGAGCATTCATTAGTAACGATTTTAGTAAACGGAAAACCGATTGGTAGCCAAAAACTTACCGCTAAAAAAGCTAATGGCGACAAATTGACGTTCCAAATTCCGAGCGATTTAAACGTAAAAGGGGATTTTTCAGTTACTGTTGCCTTTGATTTAGTCTTAACGAATAACTATTGTGGCTTTATTGCAGATTCTGAAATCCCGTGGGCGTATATCACCCCAGAATCAAAAATCAATTTAAACACAAGCGAAGAAACAGATTTGCTTTTTGAACAATATCCGTACCCATTCATTGCAAATGGCGACTTTAACAATGCAGTTGTCGTTGTTCCAGATGAATTAACGACAGAAGACACAGATTCATTAGCAAATATTTTCAATCTGTTAGGCCGCTTCCATGATGGAAATAGGGGAGATTTAACGGCCGTACATGCGGCCAACTGGAAAAAACCAAAAGAAGAATCAAACGTTATTGCAGTTGGTACAATGAATAATAATCCAGTGATTAAAAACGCCAATGACGACCTATATTTCCAGTACAACAAAACAGGCGATTACTTCCTTTCCAATGAAAAAATCTCGATTGAAAAAAATTATGGCAAACAACTTGGTAGTGTGCAGTTGATTACATCAGATGGCGTCCCAATCCTGGCAGTTACTGGTCCAGGTGCCAAACAAACAGAACTCGGATCGGATTTAATCGCAACAAAAGCCAACCTAGCTAAAATTTACGGAGATGGAGCCATTGTTGATACAGATAACACGATACATTCCTACCGATTCAAAAAAGAAGCAGATACACAGGAAGAAAGCTTTGGATCAAAAATCAGTAACAACAAAGAAGTCACTGTGTTCGGAGCATTCGCGCTTCTATCCGTTGTTATCTTAGTTGTCGCTGTCCTACTAATCTTGCGTAAATATCGCCGGAGCCGGAAGTGAGGAGAAATAAAAATGAAGAAAATAACGAATAACTTATTTGCAGATATCGGCTTTTTATTTTTCATCTTGCTTTGTTTCATCACAATTGGCTTTATGATCAATACGCCGGATGAATATTTGCGAAACATTATTTTATTAAATATCACTTTTTTACTTGTGATTATCACCTATTTTACGAATTTAACGCTTGGTTTGATTTTAAATGTCCTCTACATTTTCATTTATGCAACTTATATTATTTATGAAATTGTCGCAAATCAAATCGCCTATGGTTTTGGTAGCTACTTCTGGCTTATAATCACGCCCCTTTTCACAGTAGCGAGTGCGATGTTTACAAGAAATACGTCAAGGCTTCAAGAAGAAAACACAAAAATCAAACAGCAAAATCTATATTTAGGAACGATTGACCAAGAAACTTTGCTTAAAAATATCGTTTCATTCCAAAATGACGAGCGGATTTTTTCCAGTATTTCACGCCGTTATGATTTACCTTTGTCACTAATGGTCATCAAAGTACGTCATTGGCGCGAGTTGAAACGATTCCAAAGCGAAGATGAGATGCGCCTAGCGTTACAAGATATTTCGGCGATTTTAGAGACTTGTATCCGTACGAGTGATGTCCTTTACTTATTAGATAAAGATGATGCGACTTGGGGGCTGTTGTTACTAACAGACGAACCGGGTGGGAAATTAGTTGCGGATCGAATCAAAAGCCGCATAGCCGAAGCCAATACCGAAGAATTTGCCGCGAAGTACCGTGTGAAGCTAGAACTTCGAATTGGAACAAGCCAATTTGATAGCGAAAAAGTGAAGACACCGCTTGATTTTATCGATTTAGCGACAAAAGAATTAGAATATGACGTGTAAAATAGAGAGTTACCTTCTATAATTAGGAGGTAACTTTCATTTTTGATTGGAGGAACACCATGAACTTAGAAGAAATAGTCGATTGTATGTTATTAAACGAAAATGACAAAGAAATTCAGCGGACCCAAACGGAGCATCGTATCAAACTAGTTGATTTTTGGCGAGTGAAAAAAGGGGACCGAGTGCTGGAGGTTGGTTGTGGGCAAGGCGATACGACAGCCGTACTTGCGAATGCAGTTGGTGCTAGTGGCTTTGTTCAAGGTATTGATATTGCACCGCGAACTTATGGTGCTCCGTTTACCATTGGCGATGCGACAGACCATTTGCAGAAATCAAAGCTCGGTGCGCAAATTGATTTTAAGCTAGGGACAGATATTTTAAAAGGTGATATCACTTTTCCAGACAATGCTTTTGATGTAGCCGTTTTATCGCATGCTTCGTGGTATTTTAGTTCCAAAAGTGAGCTCACGCTGATGCTCGAATTACTAAGCAAGTGGGCGAAACGCGTTTGTTACGCAGAATGGGATACAAGAATTACGGATGTGAAACAAACGTCGCATATGTTAGCAGTGCTCACGCAATCATCTTATGAAGCTTTCAAACAAGAAACCCAGTCCAACATTCGAACGTTCATTACACCAATAGATATGCAAGAAATTATTCAAGAGCACAACTGGAAAATGGGCGCGGAAACAAGTATCTTCTCAGAAAAAATGCAAGATAGTCGATGGGAAATTGGTTATGTAAAAGATTTTATCACAAAAGAATTAGAAGCTGATTTAGGCTTACCGGAAAAATTCAAAGCATTTTTACTCAGTCAAAGTAAATTAATCACACTTGAAAATAGTTTGCCAATGGCGTCATACTGCACTTCTTGGCAGGCGAAGTAATTTTGCTTTCTTTTTCACAAGATTTAGATTTTTTATGCTATAATGGAACGTATTAACGAACTAAAGGAGTGTTGGATATGAGAGCTGTACTTACTGTAATTGGAAAAGATAATGTGGGTATTGTCGCAGGTGTTAGTAATAAATTAGCTGAACTGAACATCAATATTGTGGACGTATCTCAAACAATCATGGATGGCTATTTTACGATGATGATGATGTGCGATATTAGCCAAATCACAAAAGAATTTGATGAAGTAAAAGCAGAATTAGCCGGTAAAGGCGAGGACCTCCAAGTAAAAATACATATTCAACGGGAAGAAATTTTCAACGCAATGCACAAACTTTAGGATGGAGGCGATTCTAGTATGGAAACAAATCAAATTTTAGAAACGATACGAATGATTGAAGAAGAAAAATTGGATATCCGGACGATTACGATGGGGATTTCTTTGCTAGATTGTATGGACGGCGACGGCGAAGTGGCTCGAAAGAAAATCTATCAAAAAATCGTCACCAAAGCGCGTAATTTAGTTGCAGTTGGTGAAGCGATTGAATCTGAGTTTGGCATTCCAATTATTAATAAACGAATTTCTGTCACACCGATTGCGATTATCGCGGGATCGAGTGCTGATACTGACTACGTAGAATTTGCCAAAACGCTTGATGCCGCAGCAAAAGAAGTTGGCGTGAATTTTATTGGCGGCTATTCCGCACTCGTTCAAAAAGGTTACACGAAAGGCGACGAAATCCTGATTCGTTCGATTCCGCAAGCACTCGCACAAACGGAACGCGTATGCTCATCGGTCAATGTTGGCTCGACGCGAACTGGAATCAATATGGATGCTGTACGTCAAATGGGTGAGGTAATCAAGGAAACTGCGGACTTAACAGCAGATACACAAGGCCTAGGTTGCGCGAAACTCGTTGTATTTGCCAATGCAGTCGAGGATAATCCTTTTATGGCCGGGGCATTCCACGGTGTTGGTGAAGCGGATTGCGTTATCAATGTTGGTGTCAGCGGCCCAGGTGTGGTTAAACGTGCTATCGAAAAAGTAAAAGGTGAACCATTTGATATCGTTGCTGAAACAGTCAAACAAACAGCATTTAAAATCACTAGAATGGGTCAACTCGTTGGTCAAGTCGCTTCCGAAAAACTCGGCGTTCCTTTTGGAATTGTCGATTTATCACTTGCGCCAACTCCAGCGATTGGTGATTCGGTCGCGCACATTTTAGAAGAGATGGGACTAGAAATGGTTGGAACGCATGGCACGACAGCGGCACTCGCACTTTTAAATGATGCAGTGAAAAAAGGCGGGGTCATGGCTTGTGGACATGTCGGTGGTTTATCAGGCGCATTCATTCCTGTTTCTGAGGACGCGGGTATGATTGAAGCTGTGCAACAAGGAGCGCTCAACCTCGAAAAATTAGAAGCAATGACAGCAATTTGCTCGGTTGGTCTGGATATGATTGCCGTACCAGGTGACACAACCGCTGAAACACTAGCAGCAATGATTGCTGATGAGGCCGCGATTGGCGTAATAAATAATAAAACAACTGCTGTCCGAGTGATTCCGGCAAGCGGGACAAAAGTTGGCGACATGGTCGAATTCGGCGGATTGCTAGGAACAGCACCAGTAATGCCAGTAAACGGTAAATCTTCCGTTGACTTCATTGCCCGCGGTGGTCGAATTCCAGCACCAATCCATTCTTTTAAAAACTAACAAAAAGGGTTTCCTCCAAATTTGCGAGGAAACCTTTTATTATGTCGTTTTTCGTTCAACTAAATGAAAATCTAAATCGAGCAGTGGCAAATTGCTACCAAATAATTGATTCATAATGAGCGTAAAAGCATTTTCAGCCTGCAAATTTACTGGGTAGTGAATCGTTGTGATATCAAGCAAATGCGCGATTTCCATATTATCAAAACCACAAATCGCAAAATCTTCCGGAACACTATATCCAAGCCGTCTTGCTTCCGTCAAAAGCCCAGCCGCAAAATAATCATTCGGTGTCAAAAAGGCGTCAGGTTTATGCTCCGTTTCCGCAAACCAATGTGCAATCTTTTCCCCGTCTTGCCGAGAGCCTTGTCCATAAAACTGTCTAAACTCATGAGGATCAAGCTCATAACGTGCGCAAAAATCTTTAAAAGCAAGCATGCGACTTTGCGTATTGAGCCCAGTCGTATTGCCGTACACATTCACAAATTTCCGGTAGCCTTTTGCATACAAATGTTCTAGACCGAGCGTGTAGCCATCATATTGATTCATAAATACAGAAGGAATTTTTTCACTTTCGACGCGTTGCCAAGTGACAATCGGGCCGTATTTTGTATAATGCTCAATCGTTTTCCAATCATTCGACCGAATCACGAGAACGAGCGCATCGATTTGTTTTTGGCGCAGCATTTCAAGGGCTTCCAGTTCTTTATCTGGATCAATCCGCGTCATAAACAGCGTGACATTATAGCCATGCTCTTGCGCAATCATCGTAAAACTCTTTAAAAATACATTAAGTGAATCTGTAAAACTAGGAATGACCATGCCAATTAATTTGGTTGCACCTTTTTTTAGTGACACAGCATTTATATTCGGAACGTAATCTAACTTGTCAATAATTGTCTGGACACGTTTTCGCGTTTCATCACTTACATAGTCGCGCTTATTAATCACTCGGGAAACTGTTGCTGATGAAACACCCGCTAGTTTCGCGATTTCTTGTATATTTGCCAATTGCCAAACACCTCGGTTTCTCTTAGCTCTGTAATTAGTATACCAAAAAAGCCCGTCAAATAGCCAGTTTAGATAAATTTAAAATAAGTGCTTGACCTGTAATGCATTACATGAATTATGATGAACTAGAAGAAAAGAAAACGCTTTAAAATTCTAGGAGGTAAGTATATTATGAAAAAAGGTGTAAAAATCGTTACAATTGGTGGGGGTTCCAGTTACACACCAGAACTTGTTGAAGGATTTATTAAACGCTATCATGAACTTCCAATCAGAGAACTTTGGCTAGTAGATATTGAAGCTGGTCGTGAAAAATTAGAAATCGTTGGCAATATGGCAAAACGTATGGTCAAAGCAGCGAACATTGACTGCGAAGTACATTTAACACTCGACCGTCGTGAAGCTTTAAAAGATGCTGATTTTGTTACAACACAATTTCGTGTTGGTTTATTAGACGCTCGTATTAAAGATGAAAGAATTCCACTTAGCCACGGTATCATCGGTCAAGAAACAAATGGAGCAGGTGGGATGTTTAAAGCATTCCGTACGATTCCCGTTATTCTTGGTATTGTAGAAGATATGCGCGAACTTTGCCCAGATGCTTGGTTAATCAACTTTACAAACCCAGCAGGTATGGTAACAGAAGCCGTTCTTCGTTACGGCAACTGGGATAAAGTTATCGGTCTTTGTAACGTGCCAATCGGAGCTGTGAAAAGCGCATCCGA of Listeria monocytogenes contains these proteins:
- a CDS encoding cellulose biosynthesis cyclic di-GMP-binding regulatory protein BcsB, with the protein product MKKFTVMWLLIFAVLFLYRPEVFAADKNYQTVFGTDKTAQGKFTTTKQNFTVENYWDVSNANVKLVYTITQLSEKEVSTMTLKINDVAFYSFKPDKADKGTKQIEIEIPKDKLKKGVNVLSIESFVYTDLPDGRCTIDDTPANWLQFDKTSAINVSYSDKAFQKTIAEFGERFTGIDTVKSEQGAVAVSNKAGDAELGAALEGLSGFSAANTLEDKNIAFGQYEETKTRDGKNYLVLFSSYDNLPNDLKSQIKDDNKLEKQALYQVVTVGNTNTLVVTSKSNDALKKAGKLIANQNYLSQLGTNTKWLTTDERIDTPATSVDKNTKLTTTGDKLKGIGHITQDYFISMPANRSASTGTEVSLDFRYAQNLDFEHSLVTILVNGKPIGSQKLTAKKANGDKLTFQIPSDLNVKGDFSVTVAFDLVLTNNYCGFIADSEIPWAYITPESKINLNTSEETDLLFEQYPYPFIANGDFNNAVVVVPDELTTEDTDSLANIFNLLGRFHDGNRGDLTAVHAANWKKPKEESNVIAVGTMNNNPVIKNANDDLYFQYNKTGDYFLSNEKISIEKNYGKQLGSVQLITSDGVPILAVTGPGAKQTELGSDLIATKANLAKIYGDGAIVDTDNTIHSYRFKKEADTQEESFGSKISNNKEVTVFGAFALLSVVILVVAVLLILRKYRRSRK
- a CDS encoding LacI family DNA-binding transcriptional regulator, with translation MANIQEIAKLAGVSSATVSRVINKRDYVSDETRKRVQTIIDKLDYVPNINAVSLKKGATKLIGMVIPSFTDSLNVFLKSFTMIAQEHGYNVTLFMTRIDPDKELEALEMLRQKQIDALVLVIRSNDWKTIEHYTKYGPIVTWQRVESEKIPSVFMNQYDGYTLGLEHLYAKGYRKFVNVYGNTTGLNTQSRMLAFKDFCARYELDPHEFRQFYGQGSRQDGEKIAHWFAETEHKPDAFLTPNDYFAAGLLTEARRLGYSVPEDFAICGFDNMEIAHLLDITTIHYPVNLQAENAFTLIMNQLFGSNLPLLDLDFHLVERKTT
- a CDS encoding ACT domain-containing protein, yielding MRAVLTVIGKDNVGIVAGVSNKLAELNINIVDVSQTIMDGYFTMMMMCDISQITKEFDEVKAELAGKGEDLQVKIHIQREEIFNAMHKL
- a CDS encoding class I SAM-dependent methyltransferase, with the translated sequence MNLEEIVDCMLLNENDKEIQRTQTEHRIKLVDFWRVKKGDRVLEVGCGQGDTTAVLANAVGASGFVQGIDIAPRTYGAPFTIGDATDHLQKSKLGAQIDFKLGTDILKGDITFPDNAFDVAVLSHASWYFSSKSELTLMLELLSKWAKRVCYAEWDTRITDVKQTSHMLAVLTQSSYEAFKQETQSNIRTFITPIDMQEIIQEHNWKMGAETSIFSEKMQDSRWEIGYVKDFITKELEADLGLPEKFKAFLLSQSKLITLENSLPMASYCTSWQAK
- a CDS encoding diguanylate cyclase domain-containing protein; this encodes MKKITNNLFADIGFLFFILLCFITIGFMINTPDEYLRNIILLNITFLLVIITYFTNLTLGLILNVLYIFIYATYIIYEIVANQIAYGFGSYFWLIITPLFTVASAMFTRNTSRLQEENTKIKQQNLYLGTIDQETLLKNIVSFQNDERIFSSISRRYDLPLSLMVIKVRHWRELKRFQSEDEMRLALQDISAILETCIRTSDVLYLLDKDDATWGLLLLTDEPGGKLVADRIKSRIAEANTEEFAAKYRVKLELRIGTSQFDSEKVKTPLDFIDLATKELEYDV
- a CDS encoding PFL family protein, translating into METNQILETIRMIEEEKLDIRTITMGISLLDCMDGDGEVARKKIYQKIVTKARNLVAVGEAIESEFGIPIINKRISVTPIAIIAGSSADTDYVEFAKTLDAAAKEVGVNFIGGYSALVQKGYTKGDEILIRSIPQALAQTERVCSSVNVGSTRTGINMDAVRQMGEVIKETADLTADTQGLGCAKLVVFANAVEDNPFMAGAFHGVGEADCVINVGVSGPGVVKRAIEKVKGEPFDIVAETVKQTAFKITRMGQLVGQVASEKLGVPFGIVDLSLAPTPAIGDSVAHILEEMGLEMVGTHGTTAALALLNDAVKKGGVMACGHVGGLSGAFIPVSEDAGMIEAVQQGALNLEKLEAMTAICSVGLDMIAVPGDTTAETLAAMIADEAAIGVINNKTTAVRVIPASGTKVGDMVEFGGLLGTAPVMPVNGKSSVDFIARGGRIPAPIHSFKN